From the genome of Eucalyptus grandis isolate ANBG69807.140 chromosome 2, ASM1654582v1, whole genome shotgun sequence, one region includes:
- the LOC104433024 gene encoding 1-aminocyclopropane-1-carboxylate oxidase homolog 12-like translates to MGLLSEGLGLSPGKLQELTCLETRALVGNYYPYCPQPDLTVGLMSHTDLGVITLLLQDQVDGLQVKHDNEWVDVTPVLGALVVNIDDILQIMSNDEYKSVDHRVLANPNQEPRVSIAVFCNPSNRENEFGPFPEIISIDKPAAFRQFNLNEYMRRFFTKELEGKSLINYFRA, encoded by the exons ATGGGATTGTTGAGCGAGGGGCTAGGATTGAGTCCGGGCAAGCTACAAGAATTGACGTGCTTGGAGACGAGGGCCTTGGTGGGGAATTACTATCCGTATTGTCCCCAGCCCGATCTGACGGTCGGCTTGATGTCCCACACGGACCTAGGAGTGATCACATTGCTCCTGCAGGACCAGGTCGACGGGTTGCAAGTGAAGCACGACAATGAGTGGGTGGATGTGACACCAGTCCTGGGTGCTCTGGTTGTGAACATCGATGACATCCTCCAG ATAATGTCCAATGACGAGTACAAAAGTGTGGACCACCGGGTGTTGGCCAACCCTAACCAAGAGCCACGTGTGTCGATAGCAGTTTTCTGCAACCCGAGCAATCGCGAGAATGAGTTCGGACCGTTCCCGGAGATCATATCCATAGATAAACCCGCTGCTTTCCGGCAATTCAACCTCAACGAGTACATGAGGAGATTCTTCACAAAGGAGTTGGAGGGGAAAAGTTTGATAAATTACTTCAGGGCATGA
- the LOC120290928 gene encoding 1-aminocyclopropane-1-carboxylate oxidase homolog 4-like, with protein MGVTDNGRAQEVKQFDESKLGVKGLVDSGLTSIPPLFIHPPETLSDLGPARPSSDSIPTIDHSGCDSGHRPSVVEEVGRAARGPGFFQVVNHGVPAEVLDRTIAAVKAFHEQPAEAKARIYRREMATGVAFFSNLDLFHSKAASWR; from the coding sequence ATGGGCGTCACCGACAACGGCCGAGCCCAAGAGGTCAAGCAATTCGACGAATCCAAGCTCGGAGTCAAAGGCCTCGTCGACTCCGGTCTCACCTCCATCCCTCCCCTATTCATCCACCCGCCCGAGACCCTCTCTGACCTCGGGCCCGCCCGGCCCAGCTCCGACTCGATCCCCACCATCGACCACTCCGGCTGCGACTCCGGGCACCGTCCCTCCGTCGTCGAGGAAGTGGGGCGCGCGGCTCGCGGGCCCGGCTTCTTCCAGGTGGTCAACCACGGCGTGCCGGCAGAGGTCCTGGACCGGACGATCGCTGCAGTGAAGGCCTTCCACGAGCAGCCGGCGGAGGCGAAGGCGAGGATCTACCGGAGGGAGATGGCGACCGGGGTCGCGTTCTTCTCCAACCTCGACTTGTTCCACTCCAAAGCAGCTAGCTGGAGGTAA
- the LOC104435415 gene encoding uncharacterized protein LOC104435415 gives MENEDTNICMAKMEDQLAQLTAMMLEISQKLKEPPTVAVTETSTPVSTESIHVVDPPGKETAGEAPSVTPIIVNLDPPPKENPTPRLSAESEKRLAKMEERLCALQGYELKGADRLSPYTKTNLPENFQEPKFTRKYDGTGCPKTHLRYYMRKMARYVDNVPFIHTFQDSLEGIALMWFIVLDIEELTSWEDLTNEFLQQYRFNTELAPTREELTRIEKKRNESFKAFAQRWRTMASQVKLALNEREMKQLFLKTLPPEYFQGLVFSGCQTFSQLVEVGEGVEWAMVEGKISTGGTKKFLARKDKEAAVEVALV, from the coding sequence ATGGAGAACGAGGACACCAACATATGcatggccaagatggaggaccagTTGGCCCAACTCACCgcaatgatgcttgaaataagccaaaaGCTTAAGGAGCCTCCCACTGTGGCTGTCACTGAAACATCCACTCCGGTGTCGACGGAAAGCATACACGTTGTTGATCCCCCTGGTAAAGAAACTGCTGGGGAGGCTCCTTCTGTCACGCCAATCATTGTCAATTTGGATCCCCCTCCGAAGGAAAACCCAACGCCCCGTCTAAGTGCAGAGAGTGAAAAACGCTTGGCAAAGATGGAAGAACGACTGTGTGCCTTGCAAGGTTACGAGCTAAAAGGAGCCGATAGGCTATCTCCATACACCAAGACGAACTTGCCTGAGAACTTCCAAGAGCCTaagttcacaagaaaatatgacgGAACGGGATGTCCCAAGACCCACCTCAGATATTACATGAGGAAAATGGCTCGCTATGTTGACAACGTGCCATTCATACACACATTTCAAGATAGCTTGGAAGGCATTGCTCTAATGTGGTTCATTGTGCTGGACATTGAAGAACTCACTAGCTGGGAGGATTTAACCAACGAGTTCTTGCAGCAATACCGGTTTAATACCGAGCTCGCCCCCACGAGGGAAGAATTGACCCGtattgagaagaagaggaacgaGTCATTCAAGGCCTTTGCGCAAAGGTGGAGAACCATGGCCTCACAAGTGAAGCTGGCcttgaatgagagggagatgaaaCAACTGTTCCTTAAGACATTGCCCCCTGAATACTTCCAAGGGTTAGTGTTCTCAGGTTGCCAGACATTTTCGCAGCTAGTTGAGGTAGGTGAAGGAGTCGAATGGGCAATGGTTGAGGGAAAGATTTCAACCGGAGGCACGAAGAAATTCCTGgcaagaaaagataaggaggCTGCAGTTGAAGTAGCGCTTGTGTAG
- the LOC104435414 gene encoding uncharacterized protein LOC104435414 translates to MVAKEVPRDNPPRFAGFDMNKTCEYHMGERGHDVDDCNVLRYKVQQLLDKKILTFKEAQPNVQQNPLPNHAGGVNSITEEMRASQQPLVVDASRLYNSLVLSGYYEGHDDVTPEEKLNHVRKMVAMWVIRRGEEEEGAVSMIMPSSFHSSFCKFACISRAKKVMPGISKTPALYEERVIAMITPTVIELPDEEPTDDIKMEITEPMEKDGVIVLENPPKFDPKAVPWDYGTTEVDTVTRSGRYYALDKGVEKKAVTEEEVKQFLAVVKSSEFNVVDQLRKLPAQISLLELFKSSEKHRDILLKVLNEVHVPESIDEVQLEEVLIDNGSALNICPLATLHRLGIDLGRIHTGKSIVRAFDGIKKEVIGEIELKLLIGPVLFQIPFQVLDIPSDFNFLLGRPWIHTAGAVASSLHQKVRFVVDNRLVTVHGESDFKIYHETAIPYVELECTEESSFQTLELVSVIHVPTGSFTRTLKLSRPAIAAGKIMLASRYNPAEGLGSHGQGVRKPIEARKNFKRRGLGYIEKRGGHNNRGSRGRHRGRGGRGGQGGRGGYRDQSERIAQTKEDEGYQSPFSLLLEETFPGPPRMLFEEEENIYGVTELFEEDVICTILACEEAESSEVTTVPPEHYIMHNHDKDACDSDVHEESPSGSDDTDDDDQKGIECEWNRHEESKPLTKERTITINLGDVENVKEVKIGACLSESEAERMTNLLKEYQDVFA, encoded by the exons ATGGTCGCGAAGGAAGTACCAAGAGACAATCCCCCGAGGTTCGCCGGGTTTGATATGAACAAGACCTGCGAATACCACATGGGAGAGAGGGGGCATGATGTAGATGATTGCAACGTGCTGAGATATAAAGTTCAACAACTTCTAGACAAGAAGATCTTGACTTTCAAGGAGGCCCAACCTAATGTGCAACAGAACCCTCTACCAAATCATGCAGGGGGAGTAAACTCAATTACCGAGGAGATGCGGGCGAGTCAACAGCCTCTAGTGGTGGATGCTTCCAGGTTGTACAACTCCTTAGTGCTGTCGGGATATTATGAAGGACATGATGATGTGACTCCAGAAGAGAAGTTGAACCACGTACGCAAGATGGTAGCCATGTGGGTAATCCGACgtggagaagaggaggagggggccGTGTCCATGATAATGCCATCATCATTCCACTCTTCTTTCTGTAAGTTTGCTTGTATATCTCGAGCAAAGAAGGTTATGCCTGGAATTTCGAAAACCCCAGCTTTGTATGAGGAAAGGGTGATAGCTATGATAACCCCAACAGTGATTGAACTACCTGATGAGGAGCCCACTGATGATATTAAGATGGAAATCACTGAACCCATG GAGAAAGATGGAGTGATAGTGTTGGAGAATCCTCCCAAATTCGATCCTAAAGCTGTACCTTGGGACTACGGAACAACTGAGGTGGACACTGTCACGCGATCAGGCCGCTATTACGCCCTTGATAAAGGAGTAGAAAAGAAGGCCGTGACCGAGGAGGAGGTAAAGCAATTCTTGGCCGTAGTAAAGTCTAGTGAGTTCAATGTGGTGGATCAGCTACGGAAGCTGCCGGCTCAAATCTCCCTCTtagaattattcaaatcttccgAGAAACACAGGGATATTTTGCTTAAAGTCCTTAATGAGGTGCACGTGCCAGAATCAATCGATGAAGTCCAATTGGAAGA AGTGTTGATCGATAATGGTTCGGCACTCAATATATGCCCATTGGCTACGCTCCACCGTCTTGGCATTGATCTTGGAAGAATTCATACTGGCAAGTCAATTGTTCGGGCTTTTGACGGGATAAAGAAGGAGGTGATAGGGGAAATTGAACTTAAGCTGCTGATTGGCCCTGTACTTTTCCAAATCCCGTTCCAAGTGCTAGATATACCAAGcgattttaattttctactaGGGAGGCCATGGATCCACACGGCAGGTGCTGTTGCCTCCAGCCTTCATCAGAAAGTACGATTTGTGGTGGACAACAGGCTTGTCACAGTCCATGGAGAGTCTGACTTCAAGATCTACCACGAGACAGCCATCCCTTATGTGGAGCTCGAATGTACTGAGGAATCCAGCTTTCAAACATTAGAGCTGGTGTCTGTGATTCATGTGCCTACAGGCTCTTTCACAAGGACTCTCAAATTGTCTAGGCCAGCTATAGCTGCGGGAAAAATCATGCTGGCAAGCAGATATAACCCTGCGGAGGGTCTTGGATCGCATGGCCAGGGTGTGCGAAAACCCATTGAAGCTCgtaaaaacttcaaaagaagagGCTTGGGATATATCGAGAAGCGGGGAGGCCATAACAACCGAGGAAGCCGTGGAAGACATAGAGGCCGAGGTGGTCGAGGTGGCCAAGGAGGCCGAGGCGGGTACAGAGACCAGAGTGAACGCATTGCCCAGACTAAAGAGGACGAGGGCTATCAAAGCCCGTTTTCCCTGTTGCTGGAGGAGACGTTTCCAGGACCCCCAAGGATGTTGTTCGAGGAAGAGGAGAATATCTATGGTGTGACCGAGCTATTCGAGGAGGATGTCATATGCACCATCCTGGCGTGCGAGGAAGCCGAGTCCTCTGAAGTCACGACTGTCCCTCCAGA gcattacattatgcataatcatgataAGGACGCATGTGACTCAGatgtgcatgaagaaagtcCCTCAGGTTCTGATGACACGGATGACGATGATCAGAAAGGGATCGAGTGCGAATGGAATCGACACGAAGAATCGAAGCCGTTGACTAAAGAGCGAACAATCACCATAAATCTGGGCGATGTAGAGAATGTCAAGGAGGTAAAGATCGGAGCCTGTCTCTCAGAATCAGAAGCGGAAAGGATGACTAATCTCCTAAAAGAGTATCAAGATGTATTCGCCTAG
- the LOC104435413 gene encoding uncharacterized protein Mb2253c-like, translating into MLAEDSEKYRASYEDSDVEERILLVSNDKWTMYFDGVVNLAGSGTGAVLISPDGQHYPVAAKLTFPCTNNIAEYEACILGLQAAVDMKIRKLQVYGDSALIILQTEGKWRTHDSKLIPYHEFLGRLTEEFQEVLFEYLPRSQNQFVDALATLSSMLQVVGGLDIEPLRIEILRRPAYCMTVEEELDGQPWYYDILKYL; encoded by the coding sequence ATGTTGGCAGAAGATTCCGAGAAGTATAGAGCATCTTATGAGGATAGTGATGTAGAAGAGCgaattttacttgtatcaaATGATAAATGGACAATGTACTTCGATGGTGTGGTTAACTTAGCTGGGTCGGGTACTGGGGCAGTTCTTATCTCCCCGGATGGACAACATTACCCCGTCGCTGCTAAATTGACATTCCCTTGCACGAATAACATTGCTGAATACGAAGCATGCATTCTCGGCCTCCAAGCCGCTGTTGATATGAAAATTCGAAAGCtacaagtttatggtgattcagCCCTTATCATCTTACAGACTGAAGGCAAATGGCGAACAcatgattctaaattgattccgtATCATGAGTTCCTGGGAAGGTTGACCGAAGAATTCCAAGAAGTATTGTTCGAATACTtaccaaggtctcaaaatcagttcgTTGATGCCCTAGCTACCCTGTCCTCGATGTTGCAAGTAGTTGGAGGCTTGGACATTGAACCATTGAGAATTGAAATCCTTAGGCGCCCAGCTTATTGTATGACAGTTGAAGAGGAACTAGATGGACAACCTTGGTATTacgacatcttgaagtatctaTAG